A stretch of DNA from Brevibacterium sp. CBA3109:
CAACATCTGTCGGCCGACGCGCTCGAGGGTCATTGTGCCAAGAAACAGGCTCCAGTTGAAGCCACCCAATTGGCTCTCAAGACGCTGGCGACCCACCCTCAGCCACCTGCTTACGTCCGATCGCCAACGCTCACCAATCCGGCACGTTCTGTGGTCACTAATGAGCGAGAGCGAAGCGGCGGACAATCCTAGCATCGCGAGCACCACCCTGGAGCAGGCTTGCCCCCGCCTCAAGCCCCGGTCACAACGAGCTTTAGAAACCCAACTCTATCAACGAATCAATTTGCATCCGGAAGGTAGGTAAAAACCCCTGATCTTCGGTCGACCTCTGGATCCTCCTATCTTCCCTGAGGCTCTCTCGAGCTACAGCAATTGCCTTATCTGCGTGGAGCAGAATGGCGCTCAACTCTATTAGGACACTATTGCTTGGAATTTTTGCAATCCTGATCCTTGAGTCATAGCCACGAATGTCAAAATTGGGATCCTCCGACTCGGCAAGAACCAGAGCCTGATTAGGCTGTATAGTTCCAGCCAATTGAGTAAAATCTTGCCTTAAATCCTGCGAATCGAGCTTCTCTGGCGCAATAAGGGGCGCCGCACTCCAGCCGAATATCGGCCCTAGCGGACCCGACATGAGTTCGACAAAAGGTCCTACAAGACCAGATTTGACTATTTCGCTAATGCTGCCCGGATCTTGATCGCCCCTCATTGCCTGTTCGACGATTGGAGGCGCCGTGCAAGATACCTTCTCGAGTTTCCCATCAGAGTTTCGCCCTAGAACCGCCGTGGCAAACACCGATGCATCCTCACGAAATTGCTCGGCAACTAGCTTTGCGTCGGCGTAGGTAGCTGGTGCCGATAGGATCATTGTGCTGGATTTCATCTTTCGCGCTCCTTCATCTCACTCGCACCAGCCTCGCCTGGCGCTCCGTCTTCGTAAGTACGGGATGGCCAAAAGTAGCTTCTGCCTAGAGTATTTGATCGCAGGTAGTTTGCGACCTTCGTGGTTGACATCGACGTTGCATGTCCATCAGGGAGCAGACCTTCACGCATTCTAATTAGTCGCATTAAGAACTGTTGCTCGCAGTCCCAAACGATCCACCGCCCGCCTGGCGCGAGCGAGGCTCGTGCAAGTCTGCTCTGAACGGTGGCCTTGACGTGGACTCTACACGATCGTAGGCTTCGATTAAGTGAGGCACCTCACTTATCGCACTCAGCACACACTCAAGGAGGAGACATGAGACGGCTCGCTACGATCCTGATCTCAGCTTTTACGAGTCTTGGATTGGTGACCTTCGGCGGCTCGACGGCCCTTGCATCAGAGCCCGCGGCTCAGTCTGTTACAGCGCACGTTGCGCCTGCATCGGTGGCCGCCCCGGCAGAGGTCGAACCTGAGATTGATTGGGGGGAGGTAATTAGAACATTTCACGATCAGGGAAGCTGCAACGCCGTCAGGGTCGTTTACGAATCAGTTCGGCCAGATCTTCCCAAGCTGAAATGCATCAAGGGCGACAATGGACTTTGGCACCTCGTTCGCAGGTAGTTCTATCACTAGAAACCGCGTGCGTGGCTGGATCGTACTTCCTGATGGGAGGTGCGATCCAGCTATTTGCCTACGCCCGCACGAGGCATTACCTCGCTCGTCTAGCCATTGTAGGTGCCCACTTCTTGAACGGCCTCCGCGCGAGTCTATTGATACAAGCTGCCACTATCCAGGACCAGTGACCAGTCGTTAGGGCCCCACGAATATATAGAGGCACCTCAACTGGGTGGTGACGTCTCTCGCCATGGCCATCAACCACGGTGCCGCCGTAATGAAGAGGTGTCGGTGCCGGTTCTAGACGCGGCCGTTTGGCCACCGTGGCCACATGATCGTCTGGCAAGACTGATCCGGTCCCCCTCGTTACGAGACTCCCCGTGCTCATCGATTGCCAACGCACGGGGGTCAGCGGCACCGTGTTTCTGATGCTCACATGCCGGGCCAACACGCGAGTCTTGGCCTGTGCTTGGAGTGCGGTCAAAAAACTGCCAGGACCGGTTCGTAGAAAAAGGAGCCATATGCGCAGGAGGAAAGCCAATGCCGACCGTAAACGAGTTGCAGGATTCCGGCAAGCATTCGGCGTGATGAGACCGTACCAGGCGGTGCTATGGTGGGCGCTGCTAATCGGAATATGCGCCGCGGGGATCTCCACCATCCAACCTATTTTCGTTTCCAGGGTCGTCGACGAGTTCAGCGGCGGAATCACCATCGGTCTGCCCATGCTCATCGTTTGCCTGCTTATTGTCGGCGCGGGGTTGACAGGAATGAAGGAACTGCTCATCGAGAGAGCCGGAGAGCGGTTCGCCTACGACACCCGAGTAGCCCTCGTCGAACTCATCTACAACCTACCAATTCCTAGACTCGAGAAACACGACAGAGCCGACATCGTCTCAAGAGTCACCTCCGACGTCACTGCGGCGCGAATGCTTCTGACGTCCGGCATTATCGACCTGGCGGTGGGGGGCGCCACTGTTATCGTCTCGGTGGTGATGATGGCGACGATCGACCCTCTCCTACTCTCGCTCGCCCTCGTCGCTGTGCTCGTCGTGGCGATCGCCGTCTACAAACTGGGCGAGAAGGCGCGCCCCATCGGTCTGAGCATGCAGGACTCGATCGGGACGCTCGCCGGGCACCTCTCTCGAGCGATCGGCTCCATCAAGACGATCCGCGCGGCGAGAGCAACCAAGGCAGAAGGACTGGGAGCGCAGGAACAGGCGGCGGCCGTTCGGCGAGCCGGGCTTGAAGCCGCCAATCTGCGGGCGATCATCCAAGCCACGACCGGCGTCGCAGTTCAGCTCTTGATCGTTGTGGTCGTCGGCATCGGTGCGCTCCGAGTCTCCGTGGGAGCCGTGTCAACAGGCGATCTTGCCGCATTCATCATGTATCTCATGCTGATCGTCACGCCCATCACGATGATGGCGACCATCGTTTCCACGCTGGGTGAGGCCTTCGGGGCGCTCTCGCGAATTCTTGAGCTTCAGAGAGAGCCGATCGAAGACCCAGGTCCCGACCAGGAAGCGGCGGCGGCCGTCCGCCCTCGGCTGGACTCGCCGGCGTTAGAGTTCGACACCGTCTCGTTCGCATACTCCTTGACGCGGGCGTCGAACCAGCCCGTTGCATTGACACTCGACAACGTAAGTTTCGCCGCTGCTCCGGGCGCTGTGACGGCGCTCGTGGGGCCTTCTGGGGCCGGGAAGACCACGGTCTTCTCGCTCATCGAGCGATTCTACGACGTCACGGAGGGAACGATTCGCATCCATGGGCGCGACATGGGATCGATGTCCCGCGACGAGGTGCGCTCGCGCGTCGCCTACGTCGACCAGGACGCAGCAGCGTTGTCCGGCACAATCCGCGACAACCTGCGCCTCAACGCTCCATCGGCCGACGACGAGACCTGTGCGCAGGCTCTCTGGAAAGTTGGCCTCCTAGCCGAGCACGAACAGGCACGCGAAGTGCTTGACAGGAGCGTCGGCGAGCTAGGGTCGCGCCTCAGCGGTGGCGAGCGCCAGCGCCTGGCCTTCGCGCGGGCCATACTCTCCCAGGCGGAGATCCTTCTCCTTGACGAAGTCACCTCTCACCTGGACGGTAGGAACGAATCGGCGATCCAAGACGTGATGCGGTCTGGCGACGACCAGACCGTTCTCGTCATCGCCCACCGCCTGTCAACGATCGCCGACGCGGACCGCATCATTCTCTTCGACGAGGGTCGGATCCGGGATGCCGGAACCCACCGCGAGCTGCTCGGGCGGTCGGAACTCTACCTCAGCCTCGCCCGCACGCAGTTCATCACCAGCGATCCCGACTGAACCAGAGCTCCCACGAACGGGAGGGTTGCCAAGATGCGATCCGGCTGCTAAGTTGGGTAGTCACCTTACTCTTACGCCTAGAGGGGAGGACGGACAGATGCCGCTCGACACTCGCTACCTGCACTACTGTCAGGCGGGGAAGCCCTTCTATCAGCCAGCTGACAATGCGGGCTCGTCCCCGGCGCTGGGCTCAGACATCGTCCAACTCACCGAGTGGACCGTCACCAGGAGTCAGCCATGGACCGTCTACGTCCCGTCCGATAGGCGATTGCCGCGCCAGGGTTGGAAGATCCATCTCTCAGCGACGAGAAGTAATCGCGCAGCAGTCCTCCGCGCAGCCTCTGAATATTGCTATCGCCACGACATTCCCTTCAAGCACCTGTCGACCGAGGCGGACTTCAAGTCGCAGAACAGCAAGTACGCGAACCGGGCATCGTCGGGGAAGTTTGTCACCGTCTATCCCGAATCCGTCGAACAGTTCGAGAAGACCCTGCGCGACCTCGACTCGACCATCGGACACCTCGAGGGGCCCTACATTCTCTCTGATCGACGATGGGGAACCGGCCCAATCTTCTATCGATACGGTGCGTTCGTACAGTCGAACTCGGAGACCACCTTCGTCACGACGCTCATTGCTCCCGACGGTACAGAGGTCGAGGATCCCAGGGAGCCTGCCTTCACGCCCCCCGCCTGGCTCGACTTCCCGACGTTCCTGAGCGAGCAGAGGGACCAGGCGGGTGGGCCTGAATTCCCGTTCGAAATGGTCAAGGCTCTGCATTTCTCCAACGGAGGAGGAGTCTACCTGGCTCGGGCTCTGACCAACGAGTTTGTCGGAGCCGGGACCGATGTCGTCCTCAAAGAGGCACGACCCCACACTGCCGTCGACGACGACGGCCTCGACGCCGTTGACCGCCTAGCACACGAGAACCGAGTGTTGCAGGACCTCGCATCAACCGGATTCGTCCCGCAGGTGCATGGAATCTTCCGGCACTGGGAGCACATGTTCTTGGTCCAAGAGCATGTCGATGGGCTCGACCTCAAGCGCGAGTGGATGAAGCGGACGCCGGTGCTCAAACCGCGACCCTGGACTCTGCAGGAGCCCGATTACCTCAAATGGCTTGAGAGAACGATCGGGCGCCTCGAGGCCGCCATCGGTGCCTTCCATCGTAAGGGCTGGCTCATCGGCGACATCCATCCAAAGAACATCATCATGAGAAACGGTGCGCACCCCGTCTTCATCGACCTCGAGTTCGCCCATGCGATGGACGAGCGGTGGCGGAGCACAAACGGTGCACCCGGATACGAGCCATCCAAAGGCCTGACGGGAGCTGCAGCTGATAGATGGTCGCTGGGCATCGTCGAGCTGGACCTCGTGCTCCCGCAGGCGACGATCGCCGACCAAGGGAACCACCAGAAGATCGTAGATTTAGTAGCGTTCGGGCAGGAGGAGCTCGGAGTTCCGGAGGCAGCCGCTGCCCGAATTCTCCGGAACACCGTCGAGGCGCTCCCTCATTCTGAATCGGCTAGGCCGACGATGCCGCCGCTGGAGATCGACCAGTTGCAGAGACGGTTTGCGACGGCTATCCTCTCGACGATCGACCTCGAGAATCCGCTTGCCCCGGTTCCCTCGGACATTGAAGTGTTCGAGGAGGGAGGAGACGAAGCCAGGATCGGCTATCCATACGGGATCGTCGGAGTGCTGGCGGCCTTAACCGTCTCAGGAGTACCACTGGAGGATCGACTGATCCGCCGCTCCACCGGATGGATTCGTGAACGGCTTTCTCAAATCCGCTCTAGCGGCTTCAAGGGAAGAGAAGGCATCCAGTACGGCCTCGAGCAGATCGGCTTCCACGCTCTGGCCGCCGAGGTGGAGCGGCTTGACCTTGCGCCGCCCTCGGACCACACCTATTGGTCGGGCTGGGCAGGAGTCGGGCTAGGCGCGCTGTCCCGAGACAGTGTCCATGCCAAGGAGATAGAGGCCGCGTCCGACGCACTGAGCCGACTGCTCGAGACCGACGTTGAGACCCCGGTGGCAGGCCTTCTCCACGGCTGGAGCGGCCCGGCGCTCTTCTGGACAACTGCTTTCCGACGCCATGCTCAGCGACCCGAGTACAAGGATCTTGCGAGACGAGCGATCGAGCGCGACCTCAGTGCGTGCGGCGAGACTCTCAACGGCACCATTGAACTCGACGAGGGTTGGCGCACCCTGCCTTATCTGGGCACTGGCTCGGCAGGCGTAGCCCTGGCCATTGAAGAGCTCAACGCCATCAGCGAGTCGCCGAGATTCACGCAGGAGCTCGACAAGCTTCGCCTTGCCTCGACGTATTTTCAGTGCGGCCAGGGCGGCTTCGCCCACGGCCTCACGGGCTTCATCACAATGCTTGCCCGCTACCCGGAGATGCACTCTGGCGCGAGAGAGGTTCTCGAATCTCACATGCGATCGCTCCAGCTGCACGCAGTCCCCTTCGGGGAGGGCCTACTCATCCGGGGGAACCAGAATCTCCGGTTGTCCTGTGATTTCCTGACCGGTTCTGCAGGTGTGCTCGGTGGGCTGTCCGCAGTCCAGGGCCGCTGGTCAGGTGTTCCGTTCCTACCTGGGACGGACGGATCGAGAATGGAGAGGAGGTGACTTTAATCGTGGACAAGATTCTTGCATTCCAGAGCATGGCCGGTGAGACCGAAACCCACGACGGAGCGCGCGTGAGCACTGTCAGCGTGATTCCGCCGTGCCCGGGTTGGCCGAGCGCCGTGACGTTCGGAAACTGCTGACGCAGTTTCGCGTCGGAGATGGCGGCCGAAGTGTGCTTCGGCCGCCTCTTCGTGCTTCCTGACAGGTCGCCGCAGCATCGGCGATTGAGCAACCCGAGAGCGAAAGCGACGGACATGACATGAACACCGCACCCACTATCCATGCCGAGCAGATTGTGAAGCTCCCCAGCGGCAACGCCTCGGCGCAGCAGCTACCGATCCTGCGCGACTGCTCAGTCGACCTCGGCGGCGGCCTGACCGCCGTCGTCGGCCCGTCCGGCGCGGGAAAGACGTCTCTGCTCTACTGCCTCAGCGGCCTCGATCGCCCCGATCGGGGCCAGGTCTCCATCAACGGTACCGACCTCTACGCGATGAGCGACGAGAGGCGCACCCGGTTCCTGCGCCAGACCGCGAGCTTCGTCTTCCAGCAGTACAACCTCATCGGCTACCTCACCGTCGAGGAGAACGTCCGGCTCCCTCACGCCCTGGCCAAACACCGAGTCGAGGTAGCCGCAGTCGAGGAGATCCTCTCCCGCTTCGGTCTGCTCGAGAAGAGGGCGGCGAGGGTAAACACCCTCTCCGGGGGCGAGCAGCAGCGAGCCGCCCTGTGCCGGGCGATCCTCATGCGGCCGTCAGTGATCTTCGCTGATGAACCTACCGGCGCCCTTGACACCGCCAACACCGCCGTCGTGCTGCGGGTCTTGCGCGAACTGGCCACCCAGGAGTGCTCCGTCATCATGGTCACCCACGACGTCGAGTCCGCGGCTCTGGCCGATCGGATCGTCTTCATGCGCGATGGAACGATCGCCCACGTCACCGGACAGCTCGGCGTCGACGATATCCTCCACACCATGGCGCGCTTGGGAGGCCGGTAGTATGTACAGGTACGCTCGCCGTATTCTCCTAGCCGACCTCGGCAGCTGGTGGCCGGCCATCGCCACTGTCGCCGCCGTGACTGCGCTCGTCGGCCTATGCGCCGCGCAGTTCGCCTGGACCCATGACGACCGCTTCGTCGCCGCCACCCAGGCGCAGGGCCACGCGATCACCGAATTCACCATCGTCTCCGAGACGATCTACATGCTCGTCGCCGTCCTTGCGTTGTTCTCGCTCACCGTCGTCGGCACCGCGACCGTGGAGTCGACCCGGCGCACTTTCTCCCAGTGGCGTCTCGTCGGGGCCAGTCCTGGCGACGTGCGCCGCAGCACCTGGGCGCTCGTCGCCACCGCCTCGCTCATCGGGGCAGTGCCCGGCTCCCTCGCGGGGATCGGCCTGAGCTACGTCGTCGTGCCCGCCTTTAACCAGATGGCCGCCCCTGGCTTCAACGCCCCGGTCTTGCCGCCGTCCATCCTCGCGTGGCTGGCCTCTCTTGTCCTCGGCGTGGCCACCTGCCTGCTCGGGGCGTTCGGACCGGCGCACCGAGCCTCGCGGACGCAGGCGATCGAGGTCTTCCGCGACATCCCCGGACGTCACAGGAAAGGGTGGTGGTGGCGAGTCCCGCTGGCGGGGCTCCTGCTGCTGTTTTCCCTCGGCATGGTCGTGACAGCGGCTGCGCTCGGCGCACATTCCGCCGGCGTAGCGGTGATGTTCAATCTCGCCCTAAACGCCGGAATTTCGGCCGTGTTCTTCGCCTACATCGTCGGCCCACTCTGCGTCCCTGGGCTCCTCGCAGGGCTCGGCCACCTTGCGGGCACGTTTGGCAACGTCACCGGCCGACTCGCGGCTCGGGCTGCCGTCGAGAGGGCAGGCACCAGCGCGAACACCGTCGCCCCGCTGGCCGCGGGCATCGGCGGGGTCGGCGTCATCCTCACCTCCGTCGAATCTGCGGCGGCCGTGGTCAGGGTTGTCGACAGCTCGGCGGAGACCAACCTCGCCGACACCGTGGTGATGGCCGCCCTGATTTCCTTCGTCCTCCTCGTCACTTCCGCCGCCGTCGTCTCGCTGGTCTCGCGCGACCTTGAGCGAGAGCATTCCCTGCTGCGGATCGCAGGGATGCCGAGCCGGCGCATCACTGGTTGGTATGCCTGGCAGGCACTCCTCCTCTCCCTGACCGCCATCCTGCTCGCGGCCGTGCCGATTATCGTCACGGTGGCGACGACCGCCATCAGCTCGGCCGCCTACGTCGGCTACCCGATCGTCGCGGTGCCGTGGACGACACTTCTCCTCGGACTCGTCGTCAGCTGGCTCGTCCTTTTCCTCGTCCAGTGGTGGCCCGCCCGGGCCTCGCTACGCGCTGACGTCGCCGTCGGCCTAAGGTCGGCGTGAGGGACCGGCATGGCGCTATCCGGCTCGGAAATCGCTGAACTCGCCTATGAGGTCGAGCGCAGACGGCTGCAACCCTGGCTCGACGAGCTACGCGAGGTCAAGGAGACGACGACCGCGGAGGTACTAGGCGCCAGCGACGAAGACCTCAGAGCTCACCTTCGGGTTGGTGATACCGGCGGCCTGGTGGCGCGCTTCCCAATGCCCGACCGGAGCTGGCAGGAGATGCCGCTGCCAGCTGTCGTGGCAACCGATCTGGCGGCGTGGGCGCCTGCTGCGGACCACCGGTCCGTGGCCCTGATCTCGCGAACTCTCGACGACAACTATTCGCTATCGATTTACACGGCCGGGACGAAAGTCGGAGCATCGTCTGTGACGCACACCGAACGACGAGTCTCTTCCGGTGTCTGGGCGTTCGGAAAGGGCTTCATCTGGGTACGCAGGGATGCCTCGCAGCGCCCGAGATGCGTCGTCTGCTGGAATCCTGGTGCTGTCAGGACATTGTTCGACGAGCCCGAAGCGCGTCGTCGGGTTTTCATCGCGGGAGTCCGAGAAGGCCGGGCGGTCATCGTCAGCCGGGGATCGGGTTCGTCAGCGATCTTCTTGACAGACGACGCACTCACTAAGACGGTCGAGATTGTGCCTCGATCCGCAGAGGACGACGCCATGGCGCTTCTCGTAGCCGGCGGCCTCGCCGTGCTCGACCGTCGGGCGCAGACTGTAACGATGCACCTGGCTGAATCGGCGCATGGGATCAAGCTCCCGCCCGACTTTGTAGCGACTGATCTGGGCGAGCAACACGGCGAGCTCTACGTGCGCGGGCGGCGCAACCACACAGCAGCAGTCTGGCTCCCGGCTGACGGGCCCGATGCCGTCTGGAGCGCACCCGAGGCAGGGGTAATTGAGATTTCTCAGATCTCCGATCGGACGATCGACCTCGCGGTCGCTTCCATGATCCACTCCCCGCAAACAGTGTCGGTCGAGCGCAAGACAGTCCCCTCGACGAACGCCGCCGCCCTTCCTGGGCTGATCAGCTGGACCGAGTGGGCCGTGGCGGAAGATGGGGTGCGGATTCCTATCACCCTCTGCGGACGGGTCGACACGACCGGCCCATCCCCTGTTCTCACCATGGTCTACGGATGTTACGGTCTTTCCCTCGACGCGATGCACGATCCATATCTGGAGCATCTCATGCGAGCCGGGATCGTCATCGCCATATGCCATGTCAGGGGCGGGGGCGACTTCGGACCACGTTGGCACGATGCAGCACGGGGATCTACGAAACTGAAGTCGATCACGGACTACGAGGCGTGCTTGTCGACGATTACGCAACTCGACATGGCCGATGCGGGGCGTATCGGCGCCCTGGCCTCGAGCGCGGGCGCACTCATCGCCACTAGCGCCGTCCTGCGGCAGCCCGGACTGGTCTCAGTCCTTCAACTCGTCCACCCTTTCCTGACGCCGGAGCGAATACTCGCCGATACACACGCGCCTTTGGCCGCAAGCGACTGGATGGAGTTCGGCGACCCGACGAAGAATCGCGCTGGAGTCGAGTCCATCTCGCCACTGGCTATGCTGGAGAGTAGTTCCGCAACCGGAATGGCAACGCCTCCGCTCTGGATCCGGGCAGGAAGCCACGACGATCGGGCTCCTCTCAATGAGATCAGGCTTTGGCTCGACGTCTACGCGAACCGACTTCGTGGTCGACAACCGGATCGGACGTCGGATGCAGTGCTGCAGATTGGTGACCATGGACACCGAGGGCATGCCAATGCCGACGACGCCTCCGAGGCAAATGTGGTCGCCATGGCCTGGCTCAAGCGTGAGCTGCTGGCCGGCCCGAGCTCTCCAACAGCTGTCATCGATTAGTCGAGCATGGGATGATGAGTTAGGCGCACCACTTAGTCATGACAGCCAGAAACGGTCCAGGAGGGCAACGATCATGAACGCAACAATCGGTCAGGTTCCGATGACGGTTGCGGTTGCGGGATCGACGGGCTTCATCGGCAGCGCCGTTGTTGACGAACTCGTCCGAGTGGGACATCGGGTTCGAGCACTGCGCAGGCACAGTAGCAAGGCAAGCCCTGGGGTCGAAGAGATCGTCGCGCAGGACGGCGTCGCCGACCTTCGGGCGCTCGACCGGCTCCTCACGGACAGCGATGTCCTCGTTCACGCCGTCAGTTACACGGGCGAGGACGAGGAGCTCCAGCGAACGACGAACATATCGGGCACGCGCACGCTGTGCGAGCAAGCCGCTGAGCACTCGATCAGGCGCATAGTCCACATCAGTACGGCTGGCGTCTATGGAACGGCCTTCGCGCCGGGGGTCGATGAGTCAACGCCACCTGTTCCTCGTTCAATGCTGAGCCAGTTCCGCCTGGAGGCAGAGCGGATCGTCATCGATGCCGGCGGCATCGCACTGCGCCCGCAATTCGTTCTCGGAGCCGGCGACACTTGGGTCCTCAGTCGGCTCAGCGCTCTGATTAGGGCATGCGGTGCTCAAGGCGTCGCGAGCGGGGCACACGCCTCGGTAATCGGGCGGTCTAGCCTGGCAAGCGTCGTCGGCATTGTCGCCGCGGGGTCTGCTCGGCACCAGATCTACAACGTCGGAACTGCGGTTCCGGTGTCGATGGGTGACCTGGTAGAACAGGTTCTCACAGGCACAGGAGAGTTTCGCGAGGCCCCACGTCGAGTCTCCGTCGACGAAGTCCTGATTGCAGCCGACAAGATTGGTGTCCCGCGGCGCGCGGTCGCCCTGGCACTGGAAGAGTCAGTACTCGACTGTTCGAGATTGTGGACGGAGTTCCCGGAGACGTCGCGGCCGGCACAGATTCTCTCCGCCAATGACATCGCATGGTATCGCCGGTGGCTCGGCATCACGAACTGACAAGAGGAGATCGAATGGTGAAGGCACGACAGACGACACGCCGCACGGCGAGCCAGGACCGCGGGCGCAAGACGCAGTCGCAGATCATCGAAGGAGCGTCCGCAGTCTTCGAGGAGCAGGAGTACTCGGCGGCGAGTCTCGAGGATATCAAGGAGGCCTCTGGCGTGTCCCAGGGGTCAATGTACTTCCACTTCAAGAGCAAGGAACAGATCGCTCTAGCGATCATCCAGGAGCAGCACAATCGCATCTACGCCGGCGTGGACCCGGCGATCGCCGACCATGCCGATCCGCTCATCCGTTTAATGGCGATCTCCAAGATGATCTGTGAGCAACTGCGTACGGACTCCGTCGTGCGCGCGGGCATCAATCTCGCCCTCGGCCAAGGCTCACTGCGGGAAGCCAGCGCGCGCTCGTACGCGACCTGGGTCGATGGCGTCGGTCAGCTTTTAGGCAAACTCGACCGGGACGGCATGCTGAACTCGGACATCCCGGTCGACAGGCTAAGTGCTTCGCTAGTTAGCCATTTCACCGGCGGGAACCTCATGTCCCAGGCGATGACTCAGAGAGCTGACATGACCGACTACATCAGCACCATGTGGAGAGTATTCATCAACGCTGCTATCGCCGAGGCACACCGGGAGCGGTACAAAGCGGAGCTCGACTCGATGTTCGGCGGATTCGCTCAGGCGGAGTAGGCGAGTGATGCGGTACAGGCGAAGAGGCCGTCGAGCTCGAACTCCATGTCGAACGTTCGGAACCTCGTGTCGCCGCGGGCGAGCGACCTGGAACCGGCGATGCGCGACCGCATGCGCGCGGGTCCGTCGTGAAATTCGGCCAAGGGATTGAGCGCGAAGTCGGCGCTCCTCATCCAAACGTTAGTTGACACGTCCCGATCGACCCCGTCGAATGAGTAGATGAGGATCTGGGCCGCCTGGGCGGAGAGGCGAAGAAAGTCGTCATACCCGAGTGCGAGCTCGTTGCTCGATTCGGCCGCCTTGTGCTCAGAGGTGAGCGTGCCCTGCGCAGGGTCGAGGCCGACGATTTCCGATTTGATCTCTGTTGCTCGCGCCTCGCTGCACGACGGATTGGACCATCGCTGAACGCCGATCCTCTCGACGGCCGCGTCAGTCAGCGAAGGAAGCGCAGAAGCGGCCTCGACACCGGTGCTCACCGACATAC
This window harbors:
- a CDS encoding NAD-dependent epimerase/dehydratase family protein, translated to MNATIGQVPMTVAVAGSTGFIGSAVVDELVRVGHRVRALRRHSSKASPGVEEIVAQDGVADLRALDRLLTDSDVLVHAVSYTGEDEELQRTTNISGTRTLCEQAAEHSIRRIVHISTAGVYGTAFAPGVDESTPPVPRSMLSQFRLEAERIVIDAGGIALRPQFVLGAGDTWVLSRLSALIRACGAQGVASGAHASVIGRSSLASVVGIVAAGSARHQIYNVGTAVPVSMGDLVEQVLTGTGEFREAPRRVSVDEVLIAADKIGVPRRAVALALEESVLDCSRLWTEFPETSRPAQILSANDIAWYRRWLGITN
- a CDS encoding ScbR family autoregulator-binding transcription factor — encoded protein: MVKARQTTRRTASQDRGRKTQSQIIEGASAVFEEQEYSAASLEDIKEASGVSQGSMYFHFKSKEQIALAIIQEQHNRIYAGVDPAIADHADPLIRLMAISKMICEQLRTDSVVRAGINLALGQGSLREASARSYATWVDGVGQLLGKLDRDGMLNSDIPVDRLSASLVSHFTGGNLMSQAMTQRADMTDYISTMWRVFINAAIAEAHRERYKAELDSMFGGFAQAE
- a CDS encoding AvrD family protein yields the protein MSRASFDDILGDPTKRYLSHRYRLVTHTILAGSSAVDSLAASERRNVIGSVAYPDNWSEKPGGSMPPHLSSLDGLTLGAMLTCLRSRAGAPTDDPAGPPVLTAIRIRAGALPETDLEAVPVKWNEAIGSGKRLTNMRFGRMSVSTGVEAASALPSLTDAAVERIGVQRWSNPSCSEARATEIKSEIVGLDPAQGTLTSEHKAAESSNELALGYDDFLRLSAQAAQILIYSFDGVDRDVSTNVWMRSADFALNPLAEFHDGPARMRSRIAGSRSLARGDTRFRTFDMEFELDGLFACTASLAYSA